GATGGTCCATGGTATAGTCAGTGCAGTTGTAGTAGTCTAAGTAGCAACTTGAATTGCctggtaaaacaaaaacaaaaactgaacacACCTGAAAGCTGATATTTATTAACTACAGTACATCACTTTTCCAACAAGTTCTGTTGGATCATGAACTGTTTCACACCACTCAGAGAAAAAAACCATGTCAGGAGGCAAAGGCTGGCTGatgctctaactcaggcatccccaaacttcggccctccagatgttttggactacaattcccatcatccctgaccactggtcctgttagctagggatcatgggagttgtaggccaaaacatctggagggccgaagtttggggatgcctgctctaactgcaGCATGGATTTAGATGTGACCCATGCAACCATTTCCCTCATTCTATCGGGTACCAGCCCACACAAAAATCAGCTGTGACCAAAAAAAGAGGAGTAGAAAAGTATTTGAGGAGACCTTAATGCCTTTGTATGTCTTCTCATGTAATTCAATCAACATAAAGCACTAGACTACTATATCTACTACACTTTTAAGTGTAAGATAAATTGTTCGTTAGGCTTTTGCCCTACAGTTATTGCTTAGGGCCAAAGTAGTTGCAGCAGAGGTAAGTTCTGTATTTTTAAGCACAAAGCTTCCTTTGCCGTGTTCAAAGGCGTGATGGGGATGCAACTTAAGCTTAGCGAAAtaattaacaacagcagcagcaacaataataatggtATTTGTGTACAGGATACTAAACCTTCCTGTCATGTGTCTCCCCACAAGAGCTGTTCACATATTCAAACACTTCCAGTGTTGGAGAAAAAACTGGACCTGTTTACTCTTCTTCCCCCAACTGAAAAAAATGGACGTTTGTGTATTTAAATATACAGAATGTCTGCTGTCAATTAGGTTTGACCTTAAATGTTCACAACTTAAAAGCTAAGTACAACCATTTAACTAGAATATCTCCTGTCCCTTCCCAGGTTTGCGTTAACAGCTGTTGTCCAAATGTTGAGAAAAAATGGTCCAGTGCTTTCTTATACAAAGAGCACTTATTCATACATGCACTGCATGCTATAACTCCTGTTACATTTTTAACAACAGGATTTTACATCGTCCATAGCATGAATGAGAACTCGACTTGGGAGCATGGCACGATGAGAGAGCAAAAGCACATTAGCTTGTTTTTTGCACCCATGCTATTCACTGCTAGAGATAGTGTCTGCTTTCCTGTGCACAGACTGGTTCAAGCAAATGTCATCTCACAGGGTCAAAGCTACTTTCATGGGAGTGCCTGCCCGTGTGAACTGACATGCATACAAGTTCCGGGTAGGCTGATCTAAAAGCCGGTAATAGGTCCACTATCAAGTCTTACAATAATGATTATTAGTCCCAACATTCCTAAGAAGTTAAGGGGGCATTTGGAAAacagcttttaattttaattctcaGCCAAGTGCAACTTCCACCTTTGTTTCAGATTTAAATTTCACAATCGGAAACATAGAACTCATACAAGTATATCTAGTTTGTCTTTAGTTCTTGTTATGTTGAACCTGAGAAGCAAAGATGATATTTGCATACTTCACAGATCCTGAAGAGATCACACCTGGAGAGCACTCTCCTGGAGATGAAAGCTCACTGGGATGTTTGATGGAACTGGACCTTAGTGGGAACTTCGTGTTGACATATGTCACATCCTCTATCATTGACTTTGGCTTCTTCAATATGGTGTATACTGCGTTTGTTTCTTTGTCCAAAGGATTGTCGGTAGCAGTGCTTTCATGTATCTGAGCATGGATAAGAAACAAAAAGGCTTGGTTTTTTGGACTCTTAAATGCCAGCCTTATTTCACCTCCCATTTTTAGTATTGTGTCTGTATCTGTTAGGGGGtttctatcttttttaaaatgtgtaaataCAAACTGGCTCTGACAGACTTCTTTCAAATAAGACAAACTGAACTACTGCTAGAATAAATAGTAATTTTTGTAGTAATACGTTTCTAGCCCAGCAGCATAAGCATTTAAGCTGAAAATGGTTAACAGAAGAATCCTATAATCACATTTCCACTGGGTGGGAGGGGGACAGTTAATTCTGTAGAATACCCATGGCATGCGAGATCTCTGTCCTGGTCTAGAGTCATGCTATATCTATGAGCGTAACTGATTTGGGagtgagggtgggtgggaaaatgaATTGGTTTGGTGTCTGGATGGTGAAGAATATAATTTAAAAGCCAAAAACCTTTAAGGAAAGCAAAAACACATACCAGTAATCACATGTAAAAATAGTCCTGCCAGCAGCAAACCATATATAAAAGTATTAAAAATCACCAAAAGATCTTAAGAAATTTAAATGcctggaaaaaacaaacacatcttCACttgctgaaaataataataatgtgggtgCCAAGTAAGCCTGAATTTCCCATAGACCATATAAAATATCCAGTACTGAATGAATTAGTTGTATATTTCTAAAGTTTTCAACATGGCATTCACAGTCAAGGTTACAGCCTGGTTTGCAACTTAATGCTAGGCATTGGGCAATTGTATATTTTCAGGAAATGGATTCATTCTTATCCCCCTGGAAGAGGTGGAAGCTGTAGCCCATATGCCAAATGTGGCCCACGATCCCCACAGATCTGATTACAAAATCTGAGTTGAATGTGATAATCTGGCAAAGCAAAGCATACTTGAAGTTATTTTCCTTTGGCAAATGATAATGCTCATGATTACTATTTTTCCACAGTGGAGAAACTGCCCATGGTCAGATTTTCTCCTAACTTGTGAAGTGGTATCTTACCTGGAATGTTATTATTCTACAGTTTGGGTTATCACCAAAATTCAGGTCATCTGCTGCTATTAAGAAGAGAGTCTCATTTTAGTATATAAATGTGCCTGCCTGTGCGCCACTTCACATGTTAAATTTTTAACTGAACACTAAGACGTAAGTGTACACCTAAAAAATGTGAAGATGGCAAAATGTGGGGATACATTCATCAGACAACTGACTAGTTGCATCTCTTTGTTGAATGTACATTCATTGGCTGCCTCTGCATAATAGGTATGTGAGATGGTTCCGTTTATATTAACTGATTGCTCAAGTGTGACATGGACTCAGTGCAATGGCCTTCTCTGAGCTGTGAAGAAATAGCATCGTTGAAAGTCTTTTGGCCAAACCTGTGGGAAGGTGACTGTGGGAAGCGTAAAAGCTATTGAGTCACATGACTGGATGAATGGTTTGAGATGGGTGGTGATATGCACCCCCCATGCATTCAATGCCCATCATGTCACAGAGTGGTATCCTGTCAGATGTTTTGCCACTTGGTGTGTTTATGCATTGCACAAGCACGTTACTCGTGGAGGGAGTCATGAGATGTAGTCAGTTGATGCTTGTGAATTTCTGCTGAGCAGAGCCTCAAATTCTCTTGCTGTTTGATATATCGTAGAGACTTTTCAGCCTTCATTTAGAAAGGCAAATATTGACATGAAAGCACACAGGCTGCTCAGATGAAGCCATTTAGGTGTGCAATCCTGTCCATCTTTGATGCTACAATACTGCACAATATTCAAATCCAATCCATTCATTTACATCCCTGTCGGGTGCTATTATGGTTATGCATGTAATGAAATCTTTAAAATGGCCGGGCtgcataaaaacaaaagaaaatcataCCTCTTGTTTTCTTCTTGATGAGCATTGTGACAACTAATATGAGGGCTGCAATAATTGTTATGCCAACCGCAGTGGAAACCAGGACTAAGACAATGTGGTAAAGTCTGAAACAATCCATAGTGCATTAGTTAAAACTGCTTataattaattacattttaaacCTCACTTTTCCTCAAGATGGTGAAAATAGTCTCCTGCTTCtatttaatcctcacaataaCATTGTAAGTTAAGTTAGACTGAGGGATATAGTGACTGGCCTAGGGTCATCCTATGGGCTTTGCTAACAGGTACCCAATATATTTGTTAAACTGTCGTTTATATGTACTGTACACAATAAAGTTTGTTTCACTTTCAAAGGCGAAAGAAGCATGCAAAGAGCTCACAGTTTCGTAGCACAGTTGTGCAGCAGAGAAAAGGCACATGCAGACTGCATGTTGGATGCAGATAATCATAGCGTGTTTTTTTGTAGAGGATATAAAAGTCTGGAAGTGCCATAATATAATTATTTGAGCGAAAAGGTCAAATCCTGTAATTGCCTCCTTGTTCACATAAATTTTTGGACCCAACTGCAATACAGTATAGAGCGGTGGGAGGAATAGATACTGTAGCAAACACAAATCCCTAATCCAGATGCctttaaattaaaaatagtaTAATGTTGGTACCTTTGTTCATTTTCACTGGTTTCTGTCGCAGTCCCATAATTTTGTTGCCCTGAAaataaaggaagagaaataagacTTTTGTCTTTATTGTAACTTTTCAAAGGTGTATTCAGATTTTGATAACTTGCCCTTTTTTGCCCCTTATTCTCTTTAGTAAAATGTGAAcgatttataccaggcatccccagacttcagccctccagatgttttagactccaatctccattttccccgaccactggtcctgttagctagggatcatggaagttgtaggccaaaacatctggagggccgcagtttgggaatgcctgatttatacgatctgaagagaagcCAGAGTATTGTCCCCTTATTAGCATGATAATTAATATGTTAACAGATAACAAAGGCTTCCTGTATTGATCTTTGAAACACTGTCTTTGCAGCTTCCTTTTATGAACACTGATGCTGTTACTATTTGTCTCAACTAAAGAGCCgttgccagggccggctctaaggcaaggctgtgtGGCGCCGGGTCGCCAGGGTGGCGCCGCGCGGCTGCGCCCACTGCAGCAGATAGCTGCGGTGGGaaactgggcggggggggggggtgccggagcgatcttcacaccatggcgccagggtgcccgatatgcttaagacggccctggccgtTGCTTTCTTATTCCAGTTGTGCATGTGTTGCCTTGGTGGTGTATCTCAAACTCTGTTCTTACACAGGTCTTACTGATGGGATAATCACATTTTGGGTGATTCCACAGAATAAAAAAAGGTTCTTGAACATTTAAAAAAGTGGCAGGTAAGGGCAAAGGCTATGCTAGAATGCATCTTTCCTTGATAGGCAATTTTTCTTTCTGGAAGAATAATCAAATGTGAACTCAATCACATGCAGACTAAACTGCTACATTCCCAGGGGGACTATACCATCTGATCTAGATCAGTCCTGATCTACCACAGGAACTAGATCCAGTTATCTCCATGTGCTCACCTTTTTGAACAATGACTTTGATTTTTCTTAAAGGGGTGATGTTCAGGCCATCAAGAACCCCAAACCAGTATATTCCCGAATCTTCTACTTGGAGAGCTGATGTGAAAAAAGCAGCACAGCCATTTCCCAGATCCTGTAGCACAAATTTCTGGCTTGGTTCAGAAGTGAGATACTTCCATCCTAGGCCTGAGAGGCTAGAAGGCTCTGTAGGGTTACATTCTTTCAGCAGATCTCCTTTGCACCAGACTGCCTCTTGTTGCAAATATTGCGGTGAACAGAAGCCCTCTATGCTGAGGGATTCTCCTTGCACCTTCATCACCACTTCTAGTCTCTTTTCTGGCTTACTAGGGCTTTTGAGGAATAGAACCTCGGATGTTGGAGGTGAGGAAGTATTGGTAGGTGCAAGAAGGCCTAGGAGAATAACAGTGAAAGTACATACTGTAAAACAATGTTGACCTTCCACGTGCCCATTATCCTAGTACTATAATGTCCacccttgctgtcggtggctctCTTGAAGTCATTCTCAGCACTGCAACCTACCTACTTCTTTAATGAGTAATGCAGGGGATTAAACTTGATACAATGGGACAATCGCAGAAAAGCTATATCATGTGATCCCTCCGCCCCCTTGTGTCTCGATCAGCCCTGATCTACCACaggaactaccatatttttccatgcatAACACGCCCCTTTAAGCAGATGTctctgcttaaaaagcagagacatcaccttgccgacaaaggtccatatagttaaagctatggttttcccagtagtgatgtatggaagtgagagctggaccataaagaaggcggatcgccaaagaattgatgcttttgaattatggtgctgaaggagactcttgagagtcccatggactgcaagaagatcaaacctatccattctgaatgaaatcagccctgagtgctcactggaaggacagatcgtgaagctgaggctccaatactttggccacctcatgagaagagaagacttcctggaaaataccctgatgttgggaaagatggagggcgctaggagaaggggacaacagaggacgagatggttgtcccctgctaccaacatgagttttaccaaactgcgggaggcagtggaagacaggagtgcctggagtgctatggtccatggggtcacgaagagtcggacacgactaaatgactaaacaacaacaacacacccctgtgtataagacaacccctattttgggTGGCCCAAAATTAAGGAAATGGCCGATTGTCCAATCTTCTGCCTGCTCACTGCCAGCAGCTGGCAATCACTcgcccaattgctgcagcaacagccaatcgccagcaggccttgcagcagccaccaatcacccgcccaatcgccACTGACAATCTACTCGTGGCTGCCACCAATCGCCCATCCCCTCTCTGCACTATTTGTGTATAAGCCAACCCTCAATTTTtagcattttttaataataaaaaaacccaccgtcttatacatggaaaaatacggtagttctaGTTACCTACATGTCCTTACCTTTTCGAACAATGACTTTGATTTTTCTTAAAGGGGTGATGTTCAGGCCATCAAGAACCCCAAACAAGTATATCCCTGAATCTTCTACTTGGAGAGCtgacatgaaaaaagaaaaacagccgtTTTTCAGATCCTGTAGTACAACCCTCTGGTTTGGCTCAGTAGTCAGATATTTCCACCCTGGACCTGAGAGGCTAGGAGACTCTGTAGGGTTACATTCCTTCAGCAGATCTCCTTTGCACCAAATTTTCTTTTGCTGTGAACAGAAGCCCTTTATGGTGAGGGACTCTCCTTGCACCTTCATCTCCTCTTCCAGTCTTCCTGGCTTGCTAGGCTTTTTGTAGACTGGAATTCCATGTGTTGAAGGTGAGAAAGTATTGGCAGACACCAGAAGACCTAGGAGAATAACAGTAAAAATGCACTTCGTAAAATAATGTTGATCTTTCATTTGTCTATTTAATTCAATACTGTGCTGCCTACAATGGCTCtcggccagtatacctgaagaagcatctccacccccatcgttcagctctaaggtctagctctgagggccttctggcagttccctcactgtgggaagcgaagttatagggaaccaggcagagggtcttcttgttagtgatgcctgccctgtggaatgccctcccattggatgtcaaggaaataaacaactatctgacttttagaagacatcttaaggcagccctttttagggaagttttcaatgtttgatgttttatt
The genomic region above belongs to Zootoca vivipara chromosome 7, rZooViv1.1, whole genome shotgun sequence and contains:
- the LOC118089556 gene encoding uncharacterized protein LOC118089556 translates to MFSYKMEGLPGLLLRLMLTGLLVSANTFSPSTHGIPVYKKPSKPGRLEEEMKVQGESLTIKGFCSQQKKIWCKGDLLKECNPTESPSLSGPGWKYLTTEPNQRVVLQDLKNGCFSFFMSALQVEDSGIYLFGVLDGLNITPLRKIKVIVRKGLLAPTNTSSPPTSEVLFLKSPSKPEKRLEVVMKVQGESLSIEGFCSPQYLQQEAVWCKGDLLKECNPTEPSSLSGLGWKYLTSEPSQKFVLQDLGNGCAAFFTSALQVEDSGIYWFGVLDGLNITPLRKIKVIVQKGQQNYGTATETSENEQRLYHIVLVLVSTAVGITIIAALILVVTMLIKKKTRAADDLNFGDNPNCRIITFQIHESTATDNPLDKETNAVYTILKKPKSMIEDVTYVNTKFPLRSSSIKHPSELSSPGECSPGVISSGSVKYANIIFASQVQHNKN